CCCGTCGGGCGCCGGTTACGCGCTCGCGGCGCAGCAGTTGCTCCCCGCTCTGTGTAATGCGTTGGGCGAGTACATCGATGGTGAACAGCCCGAAGATGCGCTGGAACCACGAAACGCCGAGGGTAGCTCGCTGCTGGCGCGGGTGGGCAACATCAGCCGGTTGTGGCGCCGCTCAACTGGGGTCCCCGCACCCATCGTGGTGGCCGCAAGTTAGGTTTGCTTCAGTTTCGATATCCGTCGAATACAAGGAGAAATCTCATGGCTGAAGCCGTCATCGTCGCCACTGCACGCTCGCCGATCGGCCGCGCCGTCAAGGGGTCGCTCGCCACGATGCGCCCCGACGACCTCGCGGCGCAGATGGTTCGGGCGGTGTTGGACAAGGTTCCCTCGCTGGACCCGAAGGACATCGACGACCTGATGATGGGCTGCGCGCAGCCCGCCGGTGAGGCCGGCTACAACATCGCCAGGGCGGTGGCCGTCGAACTCGGCTACGACTTCCTGCCGGGCACCACGGTCAACCGGTACTGCTCGTCGTCGCTGCAGACCACGCGGATGGCTTTCCACGCCATCAAGGCCGGTGAAGGCGACGTGTTCATCTCCGCGGGTGTCGAGACGGTGTCGCGGTTCGGCGTGGGTGCGGCCGACGGCGCGCCTAACTCGAAGAACGCGATGTTCGAGGAGGCCCAGGCGCGGACGGCCAAGCAGGCCGAGGGGGCCGACGAATGGCACGACCCGCGTGCGGACGGCCTGGTGCCCGATGTGTACATCGCGATGGGCCAGACCGCGGAGAACGTATCGCTGTACACCGGCATCAGCCGCGAGGACCAGGATCACTGGGGCGTGCGGTCGCAGAACCGCGCCGAGGATGCGATCAAGAGCGGCTTCTTCGAGCGCGAGATCGTGCCCGTCAAGCTGCCCGACGGTACGACCGTCACGACGGACGACGGCCCGCGCGCGGGCACCACGTACGAGGCTGTTTCGCAGCTGAAGCCGGTGTTCCGCCCCAACGGCACGATCACTGCGGGCAACGCGTGTCCGCTGAACGACGGTGCGGCCGCGGTCGTCATCATGAGCGACACCAAGGCCAAGGAATTGGGCCTGACGCCGTTGGCGCGCATCGTGTCCACGGGTGTGTCGGGGTTGTCGCCGGAGATCATGGGCCTCGGCCCGATCGAGGCGATCAAGAAGGCGCTTGCCAAGGCGGGCAAGACGATCAGCGACATCGACCTGGTCGAGATCAACGAGGCGTTCGCGGTGCAGGTGCTCGGGTCGGCGCGCGAACTCGGCATCGACGAGGACAAGCTGAATGTGTCGGGCGGCGCGATCGCGCTGGGTCATCCGTTCGGCATGACCGGTGCGCGCATCACCGCCACGCTGCTGAATAACCTTGCAACGCACGACAAGACGTTCGGCATCGAGTCGATGTGCGTGGGTGGCGGCCAGGGCATGGCGATGGTGGTCGAACGCCTCAGCTAGCTTTCGTTGACTCTGCGTAACGCCGTAGTGTGCACTCAGATCGCAAATCGAGCCGACTTCAGGCGATTTCGCGATCTGAGCGCACACTAGACGGCCACGCCCGGCGGACACGGTTGACGATGTCGGCCGGATGGGCGCCCGCCACGACTCGAATATGGGTCCAGCCGCGGTATGTGATGAATTCCGATCGCACGATGTCCTTTCCGAACGCCGGACGCTGGCGATGGTGATCACCGTCGTACTCGACGGCGATCATGACGTCTTCCCAACCCATATCGAGGAAATAGCGGGGACTGCCGAAGTCGTCGAGAATTGGGATCTGCGTTCGCGGTCGTGGAAATCCGGCGCGAACGAGTAGCAATCGAAGCCAGGTCTCCCGCGGCGACTCGGCGCCCTCGTCGCACCAGTCCAGGGCTGATAGCAGCCGAGGTATGCCGGGAGATCCCCGATGCCGACCGGCGAGTTCCTCGACGGTACTGCGGTCGAAGCGGGTGGCATTACCTAGCGCATCCAGTCGCGAAATCCCCGTGTCGCCGCGGATCAGTCGCCCGACGTCGAATGCGGTGCGCTCCGGTGTGGTCACCGCGATTCCGGCAATCAGCTGGCTTTCGCCAGGGCCCAACCGATCTCTTCGGGTCGTGATCCCATCGGGCGACCGTGCGTTCGCCCAGATGAGCTCGATCGGAATGTCATCGGCGATCCACTGCGCCCCATGCATCGCCGCGGCCGCCTCGCCCGCAACGACGCCCCGCCGTCGCGTCCACAGCCATGCCCCCCTCGTCCGTTGCGCCAACGTCGGCGGTGCATCGCCAGCGAGGTAGACGTCGGGATACACAGCACGGAAACGCGTACGCAGTTGGTGCTTGTTTCTGACGGTGCCGTCGCGCAGGGCCTCACTGCCGAGGAAGGGATTGTCCACGCCCGCACTGTGGTCAGGCGATCAGACGCGTTCCGCGGCATAACGAAACACACCACCGCCGGATGTGGATGAATCAGGGATTGTGGAGACACGAAAAAAGCCCGGCACATTTCGTGCCGGGCCTTTCGCGGTGACTGCTAGTCGCTGTTGAAGTACGACAGCAGCCGCAGGATCTCGAGGTACAGCCAGACCAGCGTGACGGTCAGGCCGAGGGCGACGCCCCACGCGGCCTTCTCCGGCGCACCGGCGCGAATCAGCTGGTCGGCCTGGTCGAAGTCGATCAGGAACATGAAGGCCGCCAGTCCGATGCAGACCAGCGAGAAGATGATCGCCAGTGGACCACCGCTGCGCAGGCCAAAGCCCTCGCCGCCGCCGACACCGAAGATCGCGAGCACGAAGTTGAGCAGCGCGATGGCCACCACGCCGAACAGGGCCGCGACCATCATTCGCGTGAACTTCGGCGTCACCCGAATGGCGCCGGTCTTGTAGACGACGAGCATGCCGACGAACACACCGACGGTTCCGAAGATCGCCTGCGCGATCATTCCGGGGCCACCGGTGGAGACGAGGTTCGCGAACAAGAACGACGCGGCGCCCAGGAAGAGGCCCTCGAGCGCGGCGTAACTCAGCACGATCGCCGGGTTGTCCTGCTTGCGTCCGAATGTCGCAATCAACACCATCGCCAGACCGCCGAGGGCGCCGACGAGCACGAACGGCATCATCAGCGCGACGTTCTGCGCCACCAGGAAGTACGACAAGACGCCGACAGCCGTCACCACCGCAAGGGTGATGCCCGTCTTGGTGACGACATCGTCGATGGTCAGCGGCCGGGAGACACCCGTCTGCCGCTGGTCGGGATACTGCGTCACATATGGATCGGCCTGTACCGCCTGCGCACCGTAGCCTGCGGCTCCGGTACCAAACTGCGCATAGCCACCCTGCCCCTTGGGCAAGGAACGAAATACCGGGTTGCTGGACTCCCGCACCGTCGGTTCCTCTCTGATGCTTGGTTCGACTCGTTGACGAACACTCGATCAACGACTGACGATCCCGGACGGTTCCCGAAAGAACCTCCCAGGGTCTTCACAGGAAACCCTACCCGGCGAAGCTCCAGGCGGGTTGACGATCTAGATTGCATTCCGTGGACGAAAACGAGGATGTCCTAGTAAAGGTGCGGCAGGGCGTCGGCCTCATCACCCTCAACCGGCCCAAGGCCATCAATTCGCTCACCCATCCGATGGTCAACGCGATCTCACCCGTGCTGACCGATTGGGCAGCCGACGACAATGTCCAGACCGTCGTCATCGACGGTGCAGGTGAACGTGGCCTGTGCGCGGGCGGCGACCTCGTCGCGCTCTATCACAGCGCCC
The sequence above is drawn from the Mycobacterium gallinarum genome and encodes:
- a CDS encoding acetyl-CoA C-acetyltransferase, producing MAEAVIVATARSPIGRAVKGSLATMRPDDLAAQMVRAVLDKVPSLDPKDIDDLMMGCAQPAGEAGYNIARAVAVELGYDFLPGTTVNRYCSSSLQTTRMAFHAIKAGEGDVFISAGVETVSRFGVGAADGAPNSKNAMFEEAQARTAKQAEGADEWHDPRADGLVPDVYIAMGQTAENVSLYTGISREDQDHWGVRSQNRAEDAIKSGFFEREIVPVKLPDGTTVTTDDGPRAGTTYEAVSQLKPVFRPNGTITAGNACPLNDGAAAVVIMSDTKAKELGLTPLARIVSTGVSGLSPEIMGLGPIEAIKKALAKAGKTISDIDLVEINEAFAVQVLGSARELGIDEDKLNVSGGAIALGHPFGMTGARITATLLNNLATHDKTFGIESMCVGGGQGMAMVVERLS
- a CDS encoding endonuclease domain-containing protein; its protein translation is MDNPFLGSEALRDGTVRNKHQLRTRFRAVYPDVYLAGDAPPTLAQRTRGAWLWTRRRGVVAGEAAAAMHGAQWIADDIPIELIWANARSPDGITTRRDRLGPGESQLIAGIAVTTPERTAFDVGRLIRGDTGISRLDALGNATRFDRSTVEELAGRHRGSPGIPRLLSALDWCDEGAESPRETWLRLLLVRAGFPRPRTQIPILDDFGSPRYFLDMGWEDVMIAVEYDGDHHRQRPAFGKDIVRSEFITYRGWTHIRVVAGAHPADIVNRVRRAWPSSVRSDREIA
- a CDS encoding Bax inhibitor-1/YccA family protein, encoding MRESSNPVFRSLPKGQGGYAQFGTGAAGYGAQAVQADPYVTQYPDQRQTGVSRPLTIDDVVTKTGITLAVVTAVGVLSYFLVAQNVALMMPFVLVGALGGLAMVLIATFGRKQDNPAIVLSYAALEGLFLGAASFLFANLVSTGGPGMIAQAIFGTVGVFVGMLVVYKTGAIRVTPKFTRMMVAALFGVVAIALLNFVLAIFGVGGGEGFGLRSGGPLAIIFSLVCIGLAAFMFLIDFDQADQLIRAGAPEKAAWGVALGLTVTLVWLYLEILRLLSYFNSD